The following are encoded in a window of Brevibacillus sp. DP1.3A genomic DNA:
- a CDS encoding AraC family transcriptional regulator, whose protein sequence is MNNEASGAKLSPPSFFAMTAIQKVNVERWQDYQEPEDYTMIVATDGEGLIEIESSTYRFTRERCWIASPRQNVRISCTSHVLDYYYLTFRVVHTGAPTKEQASEDFFCMGELTCTPFSRVVESIAEIYKHRDATEALQRFYNHVRFEELLCVLAQQNVPGKTSLDPRRAVERSIAYVEEHYQEPLTVEQLAEEAHVARWRYTQLFKEMTGQLPLDYIHHLRMNQAKQLLLMTGDRIHEIAQNVGFNSEYYFNRRFKQSVGLAPGKYRNIHRDDLRVVSLYMEDYLLALGIRPVVQWAHTYWGQQDYLDLHDVPAYDVLTDDVQLLSSRAPDVIMLRECTGWKADVYAKCARIALTCVIRQYGPEWRKTLRTLGDRLGRSELAERSIEQYEQKVRAAKNVMGRSLKGQKVAFLRISADQILVEKNYTSQVLFQDLEMEPAPLVKKQFAKQVREGVSWEELSTLDADHIFFAFDKWHQGKAGAEQLQLDHPVWHALPAVQNKRAYQVDFMTWMNHGVIANGKKVDDVLRVLA, encoded by the coding sequence ATGAATAACGAAGCATCCGGGGCCAAGCTATCTCCACCATCATTTTTCGCAATGACGGCCATTCAAAAAGTAAATGTGGAAAGATGGCAGGACTATCAAGAGCCGGAAGACTACACGATGATTGTAGCAACAGACGGAGAAGGGCTCATTGAAATCGAATCATCGACATATCGGTTTACGCGGGAGCGTTGCTGGATTGCATCACCGCGTCAGAACGTTCGGATCAGTTGCACGAGTCACGTTCTCGACTATTATTATCTGACTTTTCGTGTCGTCCACACGGGAGCTCCGACGAAGGAACAAGCTTCTGAGGATTTTTTCTGTATGGGTGAGTTGACCTGCACGCCTTTTTCACGTGTCGTTGAATCGATTGCGGAGATTTACAAGCATCGCGATGCCACGGAGGCGCTGCAACGATTTTATAATCACGTGCGGTTTGAGGAATTGCTATGCGTTTTGGCCCAGCAAAATGTGCCAGGCAAAACTAGTTTGGACCCGAGGAGAGCTGTTGAGCGTTCAATTGCGTATGTAGAGGAGCATTACCAGGAGCCGCTGACCGTAGAGCAGTTGGCAGAGGAAGCGCATGTTGCACGTTGGCGATATACACAGCTCTTCAAAGAAATGACGGGACAACTACCACTTGATTACATCCATCATCTGCGGATGAATCAGGCGAAGCAGCTACTGCTCATGACAGGTGATCGGATCCACGAGATTGCCCAAAATGTCGGATTCAACAGCGAGTATTATTTCAATCGTCGTTTTAAGCAGAGTGTAGGGCTCGCGCCAGGTAAATATCGCAACATTCATCGGGATGATTTACGAGTCGTCTCTCTTTATATGGAGGATTATTTGCTAGCCCTCGGCATTCGACCCGTCGTTCAATGGGCGCATACATATTGGGGGCAGCAGGACTATTTGGACCTTCATGATGTACCGGCGTACGATGTGCTGACAGATGACGTGCAGCTCTTGTCCAGTCGTGCACCAGATGTCATTATGCTTCGGGAGTGTACAGGCTGGAAGGCGGATGTGTATGCCAAATGTGCCCGGATCGCCCTTACATGCGTGATTCGGCAGTACGGACCTGAGTGGCGAAAAACATTGCGTACCCTCGGTGATCGGTTGGGTCGAAGTGAATTGGCAGAGCGGTCAATCGAGCAGTATGAACAGAAAGTAAGGGCTGCCAAAAATGTAATGGGACGTAGTCTCAAAGGGCAGAAGGTAGCCTTCTTACGCATATCGGCCGATCAAATCCTCGTGGAGAAAAACTACACATCGCAGGTGTTGTTTCAAGATTTGGAAATGGAGCCGGCTCCGCTGGTAAAAAAACAATTTGCCAAGCAGGTGAGAGAAGGGGTATCGTGGGAAGAGTTGTCAACACTGGATGCCGATCACATTTTTTTCGCCTTTGACAAATGGCATCAGGGAAAAGCGGGTGCTGAACAGCTACAGCTCGACCATCCCGTGTGGCATGCGCTTCCTGCTGTCCAAAATAAGAGGGCTTATCAGGTGGATTTCATGACCTGGATGAATCACGGTGTGATCGCCAACGGCAAAAAGGTCGACGATGTCTTGCGGGTGTTAGCGTAA
- a CDS encoding iron ABC transporter permease, with the protein MSQHAHSLKEGNNGKPVAFRSRPWAATLILTGGVFALILGMFLSVSFGAADIHFAVVWEAIFQFNPDITQHQIIQEIRLPRLLGGAMVGASLAVAGAIMQGMTRNPLADSGLLGLNAGAGFVLALCFAFFPGLPFMYLILYSFLGAGIGAGMVYGIGSLAKGGLTPVRLVLAGAALTALLSALSEGIALYFKIGQDLAFWYAGGVAGTKWFQLEVMFPWILAALIGAMMLSRSITMLSLGEDVAKGLGQRTALVKLAGMIIVLILAGSAVAVVGAVGFVGLIIPHMTRFLVGVDYRWIIPCSAILGSLLVVFADLAARMVNPPYETPLGALIALIGVPFFLYLARKERREM; encoded by the coding sequence ATGAGTCAACACGCACATTCCCTAAAAGAGGGGAATAACGGAAAGCCGGTTGCGTTTCGCTCTCGCCCTTGGGCAGCGACGCTAATTTTGACCGGCGGAGTTTTCGCATTAATACTGGGGATGTTTTTATCTGTGTCATTTGGAGCAGCGGACATCCACTTTGCTGTCGTATGGGAAGCTATTTTTCAATTTAATCCTGATATTACGCAACACCAAATTATTCAGGAGATTCGTTTGCCGCGCCTGCTCGGTGGTGCAATGGTCGGGGCCAGTCTAGCTGTTGCAGGTGCTATCATGCAAGGGATGACACGCAACCCGCTGGCAGATTCCGGATTGCTTGGTTTGAATGCAGGTGCCGGATTTGTTTTGGCTCTCTGCTTCGCTTTTTTCCCGGGTCTGCCGTTCATGTACCTGATTCTCTACAGCTTTTTAGGCGCTGGCATCGGGGCAGGTATGGTTTACGGGATTGGTTCCTTGGCAAAAGGTGGCTTGACTCCCGTGCGTCTCGTTTTGGCGGGTGCCGCATTGACCGCACTATTGTCTGCGTTAAGCGAAGGGATTGCCCTTTACTTTAAAATTGGACAAGATTTGGCCTTCTGGTATGCAGGCGGTGTGGCGGGAACCAAATGGTTTCAGCTCGAAGTCATGTTTCCGTGGATTCTCGCTGCCCTTATTGGTGCCATGATGCTGTCGCGTTCCATCACGATGCTCAGTCTTGGAGAAGATGTTGCAAAAGGATTGGGGCAGCGCACGGCGTTAGTGAAACTGGCAGGCATGATCATCGTTCTGATTTTGGCTGGATCAGCGGTTGCCGTTGTTGGGGCAGTAGGCTTTGTTGGATTGATCATTCCGCATATGACCCGCTTTTTGGTTGGGGTTGATTACCGATGGATCATTCCTTGCTCAGCCATTTTGGGCAGCTTGCTCGTCGTTTTCGCCGATTTGGCCGCAAGAATGGTAAATCCGCCGTATGAGACGCCGTTAGGGGCACTTATTGCGCTAATCGGTGTACCGTTCTTCCTTTACTTGGCGCGTAAAGAAAGAAGGGAGATGTAA
- a CDS encoding iron ABC transporter permease — protein MQHIVSLYQTRKRNRAFAVMTILAILIFIAFIISMNTGYIRLSPSDLLMTLIGSGTDKQSLILFEFRLPRIVISLLIGVGLAVSGCIIQGISRNALAEPGILGINAGAGLMVMLFISFYPSTSAAPVFLLPVLALFGASVTAALIFVLSYKRHKGLSPTRIVLTGIAVAAGMSAAMIVLTLKLSPDKYQFVATWLAGSIWGTNWKFVLSLLPWIAILIPYVFYKARVMNVLNLGEELAKGLGAPVAKEQLKLLAAAVGLAASCVAVSGGIGFVGLIGPHLARRLVGPKHEMLLPTSALAGALLVIVADTIGRWIMQPSEIPTGIVVAVIGAPYFLYLLARSKA, from the coding sequence ATGCAGCATATTGTTTCCCTTTACCAAACCCGCAAGAGAAATAGAGCCTTTGCGGTTATGACGATACTCGCTATCCTCATTTTCATCGCGTTTATCATCAGTATGAACACAGGCTACATACGGTTGTCACCAAGCGATCTGCTGATGACGCTGATCGGTTCTGGAACAGACAAACAAAGCTTGATCTTGTTTGAATTCCGCTTGCCGCGGATTGTTATCTCCCTCCTGATTGGGGTAGGACTTGCGGTATCCGGGTGTATTATTCAAGGGATTTCCCGCAATGCATTGGCCGAACCCGGTATTTTAGGGATCAACGCTGGTGCTGGCTTGATGGTGATGCTGTTCATTTCGTTTTATCCATCCACGTCTGCCGCACCTGTTTTTTTGCTGCCGGTGTTGGCTTTGTTTGGAGCCAGCGTGACAGCAGCGCTGATCTTCGTATTGTCATATAAGAGACACAAGGGATTGTCTCCGACCCGTATTGTATTGACGGGGATTGCCGTGGCGGCTGGGATGAGTGCCGCGATGATCGTCTTGACGCTGAAGCTGAGTCCGGATAAGTACCAGTTTGTGGCGACTTGGCTCGCCGGTAGTATTTGGGGGACCAACTGGAAGTTCGTTCTTTCGTTGCTGCCTTGGATCGCCATTTTAATCCCTTATGTTTTTTACAAAGCACGTGTTATGAACGTGCTCAATTTGGGAGAAGAGTTGGCAAAAGGCTTGGGTGCACCTGTTGCCAAAGAGCAATTGAAGCTGCTGGCTGCCGCAGTCGGGCTTGCTGCTTCCTGCGTGGCAGTGAGTGGAGGCATCGGTTTTGTCGGGTTGATTGGTCCGCATTTGGCCCGCAGACTAGTGGGGCCAAAGCATGAGATGCTTTTGCCTACATCAGCGCTGGCGGGTGCGCTATTGGTCATCGTGGCTGATACTATCGGACGCTGGATCATGCAGCCGTCTGAGATTCCAACTGGTATCGTTGTAGCCGTTATCGGTGCTCCGTATTTCTTGTACTTGCTGGCACGTTCAAAAGCATAG
- a CDS encoding NUDIX domain-containing protein, producing MIDRLDHLVLTVKDIEATCHFYEKVLGMKAVTFGDGRKALHFGQQKINLHQIGQEWEPKAMHPVAGSADLCLVTSLPLEQVIQHIHACGVHLVEGPVPKTGAIGPIRSVYLRDPDHNLIEVSQYLPQESGASSLAPAIKEISKRLQERERGTSGTYSVLLPLVKMADNQLGILFEKRASTMRRQANEVCFPGGRAEKSDESRWATAARETSEELGIPLDQIHYVGELDQVIGPGSSIITPFIGYVEGIPEMKPNPDEVGEVFILPLDRLLVTQPAKYLSSVMTEPEEDFPYHLIPGGKRYPWRKGTVEHLFYEVDGRVIWGLTARVLAQFLEWVRN from the coding sequence ATGATCGATCGATTAGACCACTTGGTTTTGACGGTAAAAGACATCGAAGCAACCTGTCACTTTTACGAAAAAGTCCTGGGAATGAAGGCTGTAACCTTTGGCGACGGCAGGAAGGCCCTGCACTTCGGCCAGCAAAAAATCAATTTGCATCAAATCGGACAAGAATGGGAGCCAAAAGCGATGCATCCAGTCGCAGGCTCGGCTGATCTATGTCTTGTCACATCACTTCCACTGGAGCAAGTCATCCAGCATATTCATGCATGCGGCGTCCATTTGGTGGAAGGACCTGTTCCAAAAACAGGCGCCATCGGCCCGATTCGTTCGGTGTATTTGCGTGATCCGGACCATAATTTGATCGAGGTCTCCCAGTACTTACCACAGGAATCAGGGGCGTCTTCCCTTGCTCCTGCCATCAAGGAGATTTCCAAGAGATTGCAAGAACGTGAACGAGGGACGAGTGGCACATATAGTGTCTTGCTCCCGCTCGTCAAAATGGCTGACAACCAGCTAGGCATTTTATTTGAAAAAAGAGCCAGCACTATGCGGCGACAGGCGAATGAGGTTTGTTTTCCGGGAGGGCGAGCTGAGAAGAGCGACGAATCCCGTTGGGCGACGGCTGCTCGGGAAACAAGCGAGGAGTTGGGTATTCCACTTGATCAGATTCATTATGTAGGCGAGCTCGATCAGGTGATTGGGCCAGGCTCCTCTATTATTACGCCCTTTATTGGATACGTGGAAGGTATTCCAGAGATGAAGCCGAATCCAGACGAGGTCGGAGAGGTCTTTATCCTTCCACTCGATCGTCTATTGGTAACACAGCCAGCGAAGTATCTTTCCTCTGTCATGACCGAGCCAGAAGAGGATTTTCCTTATCATCTGATCCCGGGTGGCAAGCGATATCCGTGGCGAAAAGGGACAGTCGAGCATTTGTTTTACGAGGTGGACGGGCGTGTCATCTGGGGGTTAACCGCTCGGGTATTGGCTCAGTTTCTTGAATGGGTTCGCAATTAG
- a CDS encoding nitronate monooxygenase family protein, which produces MWTNNPITSRLHLKWPIIQAPMAGGATTPALVAAVSEAGGLGTLGAAYMSPEQIREAIKSIRALTDKPFGVNLFIPEDFDTDQPIAEGVAQAMNDVRDRLGIPHNPQVTQFTEPFAEQMAVVLEEQPAVFSFTFGVLDHRLMAELKQRGITVIGTATTVREAIALEVSGVDMIAAQGSEAGGHRGSFLPDSPSNMIGTMALVPQMVDRVKVPVIAAGGIMDGRGIAAALALGAQAAQLGTAFLTCKESGAHALHKKAILETREESIVMTRAFSGKWARGIQNEFMTTLAPHDPELPTYPVQNALTKDIRAAAGKQQQSAYMSMWAGQAAPLSQEISASELVEKLAAETTRICSNLGQPQ; this is translated from the coding sequence ATGTGGACAAACAATCCTATCACTTCCCGTTTACATTTGAAATGGCCGATTATTCAGGCGCCAATGGCAGGCGGAGCGACCACACCTGCGCTGGTAGCCGCTGTCTCAGAAGCAGGGGGACTCGGAACGCTCGGTGCTGCGTATATGTCTCCTGAGCAGATTCGTGAGGCGATCAAGTCCATTCGGGCGCTAACGGACAAACCATTTGGCGTGAATCTGTTTATTCCGGAAGATTTCGATACCGACCAGCCGATCGCAGAAGGCGTTGCCCAGGCAATGAATGATGTGCGAGATCGATTGGGCATCCCGCACAATCCGCAGGTGACGCAATTTACAGAGCCGTTTGCTGAGCAGATGGCTGTCGTCTTGGAGGAACAGCCCGCCGTTTTTAGCTTTACCTTTGGAGTTCTCGATCATCGCTTGATGGCAGAGTTGAAGCAGCGGGGAATCACTGTCATCGGAACAGCGACAACCGTTCGCGAAGCGATTGCATTGGAAGTGAGCGGAGTCGATATGATTGCCGCTCAAGGCAGCGAAGCAGGCGGGCACCGTGGGTCCTTTTTGCCGGATTCGCCAAGCAATATGATTGGAACAATGGCGCTCGTCCCGCAAATGGTGGATCGGGTCAAGGTTCCCGTAATCGCGGCAGGAGGGATCATGGATGGGCGGGGGATCGCAGCAGCACTCGCGCTCGGGGCACAGGCGGCACAGCTCGGAACGGCTTTTCTAACGTGCAAGGAGAGCGGAGCACATGCCCTGCACAAGAAAGCCATTCTGGAGACGCGTGAAGAGTCCATCGTGATGACACGTGCTTTCTCTGGAAAATGGGCAAGGGGCATTCAAAATGAGTTTATGACGACACTCGCCCCACATGATCCCGAGCTCCCGACCTATCCGGTACAAAATGCCCTGACCAAAGACATTCGAGCCGCAGCGGGCAAGCAGCAGCAAAGTGCGTACATGTCGATGTGGGCGGGACAGGCAGCTCCACTCAGCCAGGAAATTAGCGCGAGTGAGCTCGTTGAAAAGCTGGCAGCGGAGACGACGAGGATTTGCAGCAATCTGGGGCAGCCCCAGTAG
- the nagA gene encoding N-acetylglucosamine-6-phosphate deacetylase, with product MNQEYALKGNLVADGQELHNGLVVVEDGTITYAGKADEYGKALPDQVVIVEDGWICPGFVDMHMHGIDGYDTMDGTPESLQAISAALARHGVTSFLATTMTAPYDQLEQVLVNIAQNCREGLPGAQAIGIHLEGPWINPRYKGAQKEENIATPKLDAVQKLYGLSEGLIKVVTIAPEQPEALEAIAWLKERDVIVSAGHTGATFAQATEAVEAGVRHFTHCFNAMTGLHHREPGVVGAAMYHEQLSTELIADGIHVHPAVMKILYRVKTAERLALVSDSMRAAAMGEGTYDLGGQEVHVHDNQAKLADGTLAGSILTLNRAVGNMVTLSGVSLPDAVEMASLTPASILGFGERKGRLAAGYDADITVLNSQFDVTMTYVAGKEVYDQSK from the coding sequence TTGAACCAGGAATACGCTCTCAAAGGGAACCTTGTCGCAGATGGACAGGAATTGCATAATGGTCTCGTAGTCGTGGAAGATGGAACGATCACCTATGCTGGCAAGGCAGATGAATATGGAAAAGCTTTGCCAGACCAGGTGGTGATAGTAGAGGATGGCTGGATTTGCCCTGGATTCGTCGATATGCACATGCATGGGATTGACGGATACGACACGATGGACGGGACACCGGAATCACTTCAGGCCATCTCAGCTGCACTTGCACGGCATGGGGTGACGTCTTTTTTGGCGACGACGATGACGGCTCCTTATGATCAATTGGAGCAGGTGCTGGTAAACATCGCGCAGAACTGCAGAGAAGGGCTTCCGGGGGCACAAGCGATCGGCATCCATCTGGAAGGTCCGTGGATCAATCCTCGTTACAAGGGAGCGCAAAAAGAAGAAAACATTGCGACACCCAAGCTTGATGCCGTGCAAAAGCTTTACGGGCTTTCAGAAGGTCTGATCAAGGTCGTAACGATTGCGCCTGAACAACCGGAAGCACTCGAAGCGATTGCATGGTTAAAAGAACGCGATGTCATCGTGTCTGCTGGACATACAGGAGCTACGTTCGCCCAAGCGACGGAAGCGGTAGAGGCGGGCGTACGCCATTTTACACATTGCTTCAATGCCATGACAGGGCTGCATCATCGAGAGCCGGGTGTAGTGGGCGCCGCGATGTATCATGAGCAGCTGAGCACCGAGCTGATCGCAGATGGCATCCATGTGCATCCAGCGGTCATGAAGATTTTGTATCGGGTCAAAACGGCAGAACGGCTCGCGCTCGTCAGCGATTCCATGCGGGCAGCCGCGATGGGCGAAGGGACGTACGACCTTGGTGGGCAAGAGGTTCACGTCCATGATAATCAGGCAAAGCTCGCGGATGGAACACTTGCTGGAAGTATCCTGACGTTGAATCGGGCGGTCGGCAATATGGTGACACTAAGCGGAGTCTCTTTGCCAGATGCAGTGGAAATGGCTTCCCTGACACCGGCAAGCATCCTTGGCTTTGGCGAGCGTAAAGGACGTCTGGCGGCAGGATATGATGCAGATATTACGGTATTGAATTCACAATTTGACGTGACCATGACGTACGTTGCGGGTAAAGAAGTCTATGACCAGTCAAAATAG
- a CDS encoding SgrR family transcriptional regulator has protein sequence MVTVLHFLELRSFFHQEEIGKPFPVTIEKLAGIWHCTPRYAKLIVRKLVELRWVEWKAGRGRGNVSVMTLHADSDEILLAEVKLQIDKGDIKEAMELMNRYGKTAVKDQIMDWLSEGMGFLRHSVSNRSQDIIRFPVYRTIVTLDPGHAYYHFDAHLAGQIFNTLVHYDLNSRSILPSIAHSWESSSDAKQWTFYLKKNVLFHHGRELTAHDVVFSLNRLRFHPDTYEASWMFRDIELIEAMDQRTVRILLKEPNYLLLRLLATIPASIVPEEIVRQDEKGFGEKPIGTGPFQLTRLDEGICILEAFSAHFLGRPQLDRVEILIFPELDMGRLKEPNWASVMVSHGVQTKAQALKEAVIQNGQDWCDTEAFFSCCNLLVFNQWKSGPHNHIKFRQALDRLIDRNQMIADLGGDRFHPAKGFRTYHPVLREVRARENQQPCHAEIMSLLQESDYQGETLRLVTTAYHEEDALWIQQRCGDYGIHLEVAVREPWEFSNRDCLPEHDCQLYGNVFNSDQISELEMYLQRNYFLPAFDETLARAINKEICLTFQEPDRLAREHHLARIEAMIKENYAVLYLVQKKTLTFFHKSLRGVSINSSGWLDFHKIWFQPEALQQQL, from the coding sequence ATGGTTACCGTTCTGCATTTTTTAGAGCTTCGCTCGTTTTTTCATCAAGAAGAAATCGGGAAACCGTTCCCTGTCACCATCGAAAAGTTAGCTGGGATTTGGCACTGTACGCCTCGCTACGCCAAGCTGATTGTCCGTAAGCTAGTCGAGCTGCGTTGGGTCGAATGGAAGGCGGGACGCGGGCGAGGGAATGTCTCGGTCATGACACTTCATGCTGATTCCGATGAAATCCTCCTCGCTGAGGTCAAGCTGCAAATAGACAAGGGCGACATCAAAGAAGCAATGGAGCTCATGAATCGCTACGGCAAAACAGCCGTCAAAGACCAGATCATGGACTGGCTCTCGGAAGGAATGGGCTTCTTACGCCACTCGGTATCGAACCGTTCCCAAGATATCATCCGCTTTCCGGTGTACCGCACGATTGTGACGCTGGACCCTGGTCACGCTTATTATCACTTCGATGCCCATTTGGCGGGACAGATATTCAATACGCTCGTCCATTATGATCTGAACAGTCGATCTATTTTGCCTTCCATCGCCCACTCATGGGAAAGTAGTTCAGATGCCAAGCAGTGGACCTTTTATTTGAAAAAGAACGTGCTTTTTCACCATGGACGGGAATTGACTGCCCATGATGTCGTGTTTTCCTTGAATCGACTACGTTTTCATCCAGACACGTATGAAGCAAGCTGGATGTTTCGTGACATAGAACTGATTGAGGCTATGGACCAGCGAACCGTGCGCATCCTGCTAAAAGAACCGAATTACTTGCTGCTGCGGCTATTGGCAACGATTCCCGCAAGCATTGTTCCAGAAGAAATCGTTCGGCAGGATGAGAAAGGCTTTGGAGAAAAGCCAATTGGAACCGGCCCCTTTCAGCTGACCCGCCTTGACGAGGGGATCTGTATTCTAGAGGCATTTTCAGCTCATTTTCTTGGGAGACCACAGTTGGATCGTGTGGAAATTTTGATCTTCCCCGAGTTGGATATGGGGCGCCTAAAAGAACCAAACTGGGCATCAGTGATGGTGTCGCACGGTGTCCAGACGAAAGCACAAGCATTGAAGGAAGCAGTCATTCAGAATGGTCAGGACTGGTGCGATACGGAGGCGTTTTTTTCCTGCTGTAATTTGCTTGTTTTTAACCAGTGGAAGAGCGGTCCGCACAATCATATCAAGTTCCGCCAAGCGCTGGATAGGCTGATTGACCGAAATCAAATGATAGCCGATTTGGGCGGAGATCGCTTCCACCCGGCAAAAGGCTTCCGCACGTATCACCCTGTTTTAAGGGAGGTAAGAGCGAGAGAGAACCAGCAGCCCTGCCATGCTGAGATCATGTCCCTGCTACAGGAAAGCGACTATCAGGGAGAAACATTGCGTCTCGTGACCACAGCCTACCATGAAGAAGATGCGCTGTGGATTCAACAACGATGCGGCGATTATGGCATTCATCTGGAAGTCGCCGTGAGAGAACCATGGGAGTTTTCGAATCGCGATTGTTTGCCTGAACATGACTGCCAGCTTTACGGCAATGTGTTTAACAGCGATCAAATTAGCGAGCTGGAGATGTATTTGCAAAGAAATTACTTTCTCCCCGCATTTGATGAAACATTGGCTCGGGCGATCAACAAGGAGATTTGCTTGACGTTCCAGGAGCCAGACCGGCTTGCTCGGGAACACCATCTCGCCAGGATCGAAGCCATGATCAAGGAAAACTACGCAGTCTTGTATTTGGTTCAGAAAAAGACGCTTACGTTCTTTCACAAGTCTTTGCGAGGCGTGTCGATCAACTCCTCGGGGTGGCTGGACTTTCATAAGATCTGGTTTCAGCCGGAGGCTTTGCAGCAGCAGTTGTAA
- a CDS encoding MDR family MFS transporter: MRFHPVAWGVIIGTFLSRTGFFMTLPFLGIYLGKVKGIDPAIVGSILALSLLVGTISSFAGGALSDRLGRYPVMITAMGAWSIVLIGYVFATETWMFFVLSACNGLFRNVFEPTARALLADVTSDDQRAAVFNARYFAINLGGAIGPLIGLQLGAGSTSLLPFLVTAIIFAVYAVVLVVFMVIFKEQLKKDVAADPVTLNQMARIVFTDKVFLYLLLGNLFVAGAYSHLDTTLSQYIGHDRVEAYSFLFVVNTISVLALQYPLAKFMKRYSSMTALKLGCLLFGLGLFGFGLFTDLFWLSVAMVVFTIGEILCFVVGDILIGEIAPQHLRGAYYGASGFAFLGQSVCAWIGGVLLQVLGFGQGPIIFAILMLLTFIALPFYQRGQYLWEQRQHQRKSCDKTSQVMI; the protein is encoded by the coding sequence ATGAGATTTCATCCGGTGGCATGGGGTGTCATTATCGGAACCTTTTTGTCACGCACAGGCTTTTTTATGACACTTCCGTTTTTAGGCATTTATTTAGGAAAGGTAAAAGGAATTGATCCGGCGATTGTTGGCTCGATTCTCGCACTCAGTTTGCTGGTCGGAACGATTAGCAGCTTTGCTGGGGGAGCTCTGTCAGACCGATTGGGCAGATATCCAGTGATGATCACTGCGATGGGAGCTTGGAGTATCGTCTTGATCGGGTACGTTTTTGCGACGGAGACATGGATGTTCTTTGTTTTAAGTGCTTGTAACGGCCTTTTTCGAAACGTATTTGAGCCGACAGCCCGTGCCCTGCTGGCTGATGTCACGTCGGATGATCAGCGGGCAGCTGTTTTCAACGCCAGGTATTTCGCGATCAACCTAGGTGGAGCAATCGGTCCGTTAATCGGCTTGCAGCTGGGCGCAGGAAGCACATCCTTGTTGCCATTCCTCGTTACAGCCATCATTTTTGCCGTGTACGCAGTCGTGTTGGTGGTATTTATGGTCATATTCAAGGAACAGCTGAAGAAGGACGTGGCTGCTGATCCGGTCACCTTGAATCAGATGGCACGCATTGTTTTTACAGACAAAGTATTTCTTTACTTGTTGCTCGGGAATTTGTTCGTCGCTGGTGCCTACTCACATCTGGACACGACACTCTCGCAGTATATTGGGCATGATCGAGTAGAGGCGTATTCCTTTTTATTTGTGGTGAATACCATCTCGGTTTTAGCGCTTCAATATCCGCTTGCGAAGTTTATGAAGCGGTACTCATCGATGACCGCATTGAAGCTGGGCTGTCTATTGTTTGGGCTGGGGCTGTTCGGTTTCGGGCTATTTACGGATTTGTTTTGGCTCTCCGTGGCGATGGTGGTGTTTACGATCGGCGAAATCTTGTGCTTTGTCGTCGGAGATATCCTGATCGGGGAGATCGCTCCCCAGCATTTACGTGGAGCGTATTACGGAGCCAGCGGCTTTGCCTTCCTTGGACAGAGTGTTTGTGCGTGGATCGGCGGGGTGCTACTCCAGGTACTCGGCTTTGGGCAAGGGCCAATCATCTTCGCCATCCTCATGCTGTTGACTTTTATCGCGCTTCCGTTCTATCAACGCGGCCAGTACTTATGGGAGCAGCGGCAACATCAAAGAAAAAGCTGTGATAAAACTTCACAAGTAATGATTTGA
- a CDS encoding isocitrate lyase/phosphoenolpyruvate mutase family protein produces MNHIQKFNALHHTDDLLFLGNAWDVLSARSLEKSGFQAIGTTSWGIAASLGFADGEKIDFGLHLAIIKMIVDHVHIPVSADIEAGYGEDADTVVENVLRTADLGVAGINIEDSFKTKPGLKELGEQAALLQKMRTALDAHGFQGFYINARIDTYFRKDDPFEETILRGKAYVESGASGIFVPGLCAEEEMRSIVQQVPAPLNVLSRPHLTDTNKLAELGVKRFSIGNDFYDQIAAYASKSAERLIAEKNSRALYEG; encoded by the coding sequence ATGAATCACATTCAAAAATTCAACGCGCTACATCATACGGACGATCTTCTGTTTTTAGGGAATGCCTGGGACGTACTCTCGGCGCGATCTCTGGAGAAGAGTGGCTTTCAAGCAATAGGTACGACGAGTTGGGGAATCGCGGCATCACTTGGTTTTGCAGATGGAGAAAAGATCGATTTTGGGCTCCATCTAGCGATTATCAAAATGATCGTAGACCACGTCCACATCCCGGTTTCAGCAGATATCGAAGCAGGCTATGGTGAAGATGCAGACACCGTCGTGGAAAATGTGTTGCGAACGGCTGACTTGGGCGTTGCTGGCATCAACATTGAGGATTCTTTTAAAACGAAGCCGGGATTAAAAGAGTTAGGAGAGCAGGCAGCCCTCCTGCAAAAAATGAGAACCGCCTTGGACGCTCATGGTTTTCAGGGATTTTATATCAATGCGCGAATCGATACGTATTTTCGGAAGGATGATCCTTTCGAGGAAACGATTTTGCGAGGAAAAGCCTATGTGGAAAGCGGAGCAAGTGGCATATTTGTCCCCGGGCTATGTGCGGAAGAAGAGATGAGAAGTATTGTGCAACAAGTGCCAGCACCGCTGAATGTCTTGTCGCGGCCGCATTTGACGGACACAAATAAGCTGGCAGAGCTGGGCGTGAAACGATTCAGTATTGGTAACGATTTCTATGACCAAATAGCCGCATACGCTAGTAAAAGTGCGGAACGCCTCATAGCCGAGAAAAACAGCAGGGCGCTCTACGAAGGATAA